In Tachyglossus aculeatus isolate mTacAcu1 chromosome X4, mTacAcu1.pri, whole genome shotgun sequence, the DNA window GATCTTTTCCTCCCCATAGAAAATGGATCGCAAACCCACAAAATGGAAAGCGTCCTGATATTAAAGTCAAAGTATTCTCAGCTCACGTCCACACTCTTAGGGGTGAGATTTTGATATACTTTTCAGAGGTGCTTTCAGGTGATGCTGGAAAGCTTTCAGATTTAAAGAGAGCATTTACCAACATGAAAACTTGGATAAAAGCTCCAATCACAACCATGACGACGGGTAGCCTGGCCCTTTGACCAACATTTTACTACCGATCAGTAAAAATGGGCACAGCGTAGTAGGGGAGGGCAATCTTTTCAAGAGTTCATAGTGAGGTTCTTACGACAAAAACACTCTTTTTAAGTGCTttcctccaacttgtacttcccaagcgcttagtccagtgctctgcgcaaagtaagcgctcaataaatacgattgaatgaatgaatgaaggttttcCAACGCTGTTACCTGCCTTTCGGGGCGAGGATTTCACCAGAAAATACATAGGAAGTACTCGATGACGACGTGTCCCTTGCCTTCGACTTGTCCAGAACGTCTAGGGGACccaaagtgaatcaatcaataaatcaattgtatttattgagcgcttactgtgtgcagagcactgtactaagcgcttgggaagtacaagttggcaacatatagacggtccctacccaacagtgggctcacagtctaaaagggaaagggaaaaccaAGAGGTTTCATTCCACCTCCCACGGAGGGCCCGTCTCCACTCCCCTATTTGGCTCCTTCCACACATAATtatactaacgatggcatttattaagcgcttaccgtgtgcaaggcactgttttaaacactggggaggttacaaggtgatcaggttgccccacggggggctcccagtcttcatccccattttccagatgagggaactgaggcccagagaagtgaggtgactcgcccaaagtcacccggctggcaagtggcggggccgggatttgaacccatgacctcggactccaaagcccgggctcctcccactgagccacgctgcttctcaatgccacttctgatacttggtaagcgcttaggaagtgccaggcgctgtacgtggctcagtggataagagcctgggttttggagtccgaggtcatgggttcaaatccccgctctgccaattatgagctgtgtgactttgggcaagtcacttcacttctctgggcctcagttaccccatctgtaaaatggggattaaaattgtgtgagccccccgtgggccaacctgatcaccttgtcacctccccagcgcttagaacagtgctttgaacagagtaagcgcttaacaaatgccaacattattatcattattctctctgcctcggttccctcatctggaaaacgggggtgaagactgtgagccccccgtgggcccacctgatcaccttgtaacctccccagtgcttagaacagtgctttgcacatagtaagcgcttaacaaatgccaacattattatcattattctctgtgcctcagttccctcatctggaaaacggggatgaagaccgtgagccccccgtgggcccacctgatcaccttgccacctccccagtgcttagaacagtgctttgcacatagtaagcgcttaacaaatgccaacattattactattctctgtgcctcagttccctcatctggaaaatggggatgaagactgtgagccccccgtgggcccacctgatcaccttgtcacctccccagcgcttagaacggtgctttgaacagagtaagcgcttaacaaatgccaacattattattattctctgtgcctcagttccctcatctggaaaatggggatgaagactgtaacccccatgtgggcccacctgatccccttgtcacctccccagcgcttagaacggtgcttggcacagagtaagcgcttaacaaatgccaacattattatcatcattattctctgtgcctcggttccctcatctgcaaaatggggatgaagactgtgacccccatgtgggcccacctgatccccttgtcacctccccagcgcttagaacggtgcttggcacagagtaagcgcttaacaaaagccaacattattatcatcattattctctgtgccttggatctgtaaaatgggggtgaagactgtgagccccccgtgggcccacctgatcaccttgtaacctcctcagcgcttaacaaatgccaacattattgttattctctgtgcctcagttccctcatctggaaaatggggatgaagaccgtgagccccccgtgggcccacctgatcaccttgtcacctccccagcgcttagaacggtgcttggcacatagtaagcgcttaacaaatgccaacatcattattattattattattattattattctctgcgcctcggttccctcatctggaaaatagggatgaagaccgtgagccccccgtgggcccacctgatcaccttgtaacctccccggcgcttagaacggtgcttggcacatagtaagtgcttaacaaatgccaacattattattatcattattctctgtgcctcagttccctcatctggaaaatggggatgacagaccgtgagccccccgtgggcccacctgatcaccttgtaacctcctcagcgcttaacaaatgccaacattattgttattctctgtgcctcagttccctcatctgggaaatagggatgaagactgtgagccccccgtgggcccacctgatcaccttgtaacctcctcagcgcttagaacggtgcttggcacatagtaagcgcttaacaaatgccaacattattattattattattctctgcgcctcggttccctcatctggaaaatagggatgaagaccgtgagccccccgtgggcccacctgatcaccttgtaacctccccagcgcttagaacagtgctttgcacacagtaagtgcttaacaaatgccaacattattattattattctctgtgcctcagttccctcatctgtaaaatagggatgaagactgtgacccccatgtgggacaacctgatcaccttgtaacctcctcagcgcttaacaaatgccaacattattattattctctgtgcctcagttccctcatctggaaaacggggatgaagactgtgagcaccccctgggcccacctgatcaccttgtaacctcctcagcgcttaacaaatgccaacattattatcattattctctgtgcctcagttccctcatctggaaaatggggatgaagactgtgacccccatgtgggacaaccagatcaccttgtaacctccccagtgcttagaaccgtgcttggcacacagtaagcgcttaacaaatgccaacattattattattctctgtgcctcagttccctcatctgtaaaatggggatgaagactgtgacccccatgtgggcccacctgatccccttgtcacctccccaccgcttaacaaatgccaacattattattattctctgtgcctcagttccctcatctgcaaaatggggatgaagactgtgacccccatgtgggacaacctgatcaccttgtaacctcctcagcgcttaacaaatgccaacattatcattattctctgtgcctcggttccctcatctgcaaaatggggatgaagactgtgacccccatgtgggacaaccagatcaccttgtcacctccccagcgcttagaacggtgcttggcacacagtaagtgcttaacaaatgccaacattattattattctctgtgcctcagttccctcatctgtaaaatgggggtgaagaccgtgagccccccgtgggcccacctgatcaccttgtaacctcctcagcgcttaacaaatgccaacattattatcattattctctgtgcctcagttccctcatctggaaaacggggatgaagactgtgacccccatgtgggcccacctgatccccttgtcacctccccagcgcttagaacagtgctttgcacacagtaagcgcttaacaaatgccaacattattattattctctgtgcctcagttccctcatccataaaatagggatgaaaactgtgagccccctgtgggcccacctgatcaccttgtaacctcctcagcgcttaacaaatgccaacattattatcattattctctgtgcctcagtcccctcatctgcaaaatggggatgaagactgtgacccccatgtgggcccacctgatccccttgtcacctccccagcgcttagaacggtgctttgaacagagtaagtgcttaacaaatgccaacattattattattctctgtgcctcagttccctcatctggaaaacggggatgaagactgtgacccccatgtgggcccacctgatcaccttgtaacctcctcggcgcttaacaaatgccaacattattattattctctgtgcctcagttccctcatctggaaaatggggatgaagactgtgagcccccccgtgggcccacctgatcaccttgtcacctccccagcgcttagaacggtgcttggcacacagtaagtgcttaacaaatgccaacattattattctttgtgcctcagttccctcatctgtaaaatggggattaaaagactgtgagctccacgtgggacaaccagatcaccttgtcacctccccagcgcttagaacggtgcttggcacagagtaagcgcttaacaaatgccaacattatcattatcattattctctgtgcctcggttccctcatctggaaaatggggatgaagaccgtgagcccccatgtgggcccacctgatccccttgtaacctcctcagcgcttaacaaatgccaacattatcattattctctgcgcctcagttccctcatctgcaaactggggctgaagactgtgacccccatgagggcccacctgatccccttgtcacctccccagcgcttagcacggtgcttggcacagagtaagcgcttaataaatgccattattatgattattattatcatttccgcAAACTTTATTAGCCTCTGAGGcgggggggggaaaagggggagcggGCGGGGCCTTCGCCATCAGGTCCAGGCGCCGGTCGGGGCGGGCTCACTTCTTGGGCCAGGCCGTGCCCGCCGGATCCGTCATGACGACGACGCCCCAGCAGCCGATGCCTGGGAAgaggtgagggggggggggggttgataatggcggccggggggggggcggctctccccttcccgccccccccccccccttggccCGCCGGCCCCCTCACCGATGCCGAGGACCATCTGGGCGATGTGGCCGGGGCCCGGCGGGATGCCCAGCTTCATGGGCCGGCGCCCCGCCCAGTACACGTAGCCGCCCGCCCCCAGCAGCCCCGTCCCGCTGAGCAGGCGGcagctccagcagttgcccatcagCGGGGTCCTGACGGGAGAAGGcggggacgacgacgacgacggagAGGACGAGGCGGCGGCCATTGCGGCCCGGGCGCGCAGCGGCGGCGCCGGAAGTCCAGCGCCGGGGCCGGCGCGGGGgcgtctgggaaatgtagttccttCCCTGCCCCGGCCTGCCGCcccgttcgttcgttcgttcgttcattcattcattcattcattcattccttccttccttccttcattccttcatcatcatcatcgatcgtatttattgagcgcttactgtgcgcagagcactggactaagcgctcgggaagtccaagttggcaacatctagagacggtcccgacccaacggcgggctcgcggtctagaagggggagacagagaacaaaaccaaacatgctaacaaaatcaaatcaatagactagataggtactaGGAACATAAAtgatagagtcataaatatggacaaacatgtatacatatagacaggtgctgtggggaagggaaggaggtaagatgaggggggtgagggggagaggaaggaaggggctcagtctgggaaggcttcctggaggaggtgagctctcagcagggccttgaagggaggaagagagctagcttggcggatgggcagagggaggccattccaggcccgggggaggacgtgggccgggggtcgatggcgggacaggcgagagcgaggtacggtgaggagattcattcattcctccattccttcattccttccttcattccttccttccttcattccttccttcattcattcattcctccatgccttcattcattcattcctccatgccttcattcattcattcctccattccttcattcattcctccattccttcattcctccattccttcattcattcattcctccattccttccttcattcattcctccattccttcattccttcattccttcattcattcattcctccattcctccattccttccttcattcattcattcctccattccttcattccttcattcattcattcattcctccattccttcattccttcattcattcctccattccttcattccttcattccttcattcattcctccattcctccattccttcattcctccattccttcattcctccattccttcattcattcctccattccttcattcctccattcattcctccattccttcattcctccattccttcattcattcctccattccttcattccttcattccttcattcattcactcactcattcattcattcattcggagaagcagcgtggctcatcggaaagaggccgggctttggagtcagagggcacgggttcaaatcccagctctgccaactgtccgctgtgtgactttgggcaagtcacttcacttctctgggcctcagttcccgcatctgtaaaatggggactgactgtgagccccctctgggacaacctgatcaccttgtatccccccagtgcttagaacagtgctttgcacatagtaagcgcttaataaatgccattattattattattattattattcattcattcattcattcattcaatcaatcgcattgatcaagcgcttactgggtactgtgactccaaagcccaggctctttccactgagcctacacTGAGGTATTTTGAGAACGCtacataggaagcagcatggcctagtggaaagagcgcaggcttatagtcttcatccccattttccagaggaggtctctgaggcccagagaagtgaggtgacttgcccaaagtcacccagctgacagttggtggagccaggatttgaacccgtgacctccgactccaaagcccatgctctttccactgagccacgctgcactgagCCTACACTAAAGGTATTTTGATGACACtgcataggaagcagcatggcctagtggaaagagcacaggcttatagtcttcatccccattttccagaggaggtctctgaggcccagagaagtgaggtgacttgcccaaagtcacacagctgacagttggtggagccgggatttgaacccgtgacctccgactccaaagcccatgctctttccactgagccacgctgcactgagCCTACACTAAAGGTATTTTGATGACACtacaaaggaagcagcatggcttagtggaaagagcacaggcttatagtcttcatccccattttacagaggaggtatctgaggcccagagaagtgaggtgacttgcccaaagtcacacagctgacagttggtggagccgggatttgaacccatgacctctgactccaaagcccatgctctttccactgagcctacacTAAGGTATTTTGAGAACACtacataggaagcagcatggcctagtggaaagagcccaggcttgggagccaaagggacctgggttcttattctggctccaccagtacttgctgtgtgatcttaggcaagtcacttaactcctctgtgcctcggttttctcatttataaaatggggagcgaatacttgttctctcacacagactgtgagccccatttgggatagggactgtgtctgatcggattatcttgtacctaccccagtgtttagtacagtgcttagcacatagtaaacacctaaatacattattattagtagtagtagtaatgataatgataataattatgataaagcGCAATCGTCCTCCTTCCATTTTAGCCTCAAATGTTCTTGGTGCCCCATTCCACATAACACTCATGtcctaccatcatcatcgtcatcatcaatcgtatttattgagcgcttactatgtgctaccaaTATTTAACATTCTGTAATCTATTAGAGAGCTGGTCATTCCACAGTTTTTAACTTTTCTTCTTGTCATTCTGCAGCTGTTAAATGCCCTCTCCATTATCATAGAGCTAGATGACGAGGAGACTGGTCCACTCTGCCTGAATAGTGGTCCCAGCCCATGTTTGCAAACACACTTTTaagtgctaatcacttgggaaggacaagttggcaacagctaccaacagcgggctcacagtctagaagggggagacagacgacaaaacaacacatattactctatttatttatttatttgtacagatttactctatttttatttcgttaatatgtttcgttttgttatctgtctcccccttctagactgtgagcccgctgttgggcagggaccatctctatatgttgccgacttgtacttcccaagtgcttagtacagtgctctgcacacagtaagcgctcaatagatacgactgatatgccactggcctgctggtgtgaccttgagcaagtcacttaactgctctgagcctcatttacctaatctgtgaaaAAGGGATaagatgagcccattgttgggtagggaccgtctctaatgccaacttgtacttcccaagcgcttaatacagtgctctgctcacagcaagagctcaataaatacaattgaatgaatgaatgaatattaacaaaataaaataaatagaatagtaaatatggacaagtaaaatagagtaataaatcagtacaaacatatatacaggtgctgtggggaggggaaggaggtgggggggagacgtggagggggagaggaaggaatatgttgccaacttgtacttcccaagcgcttagtacagtgctctgcacacagtaagcgctcaataagtacgattgaatgaattgaatgaatgaaggagggggctcaatctgggaaggcctcctggaggaggtgagctcccttctctttgccttcattcattcgctcatttgatcgtattgagtgagcgctggctgtgtgcacagcgctgtactgagtgcttggaaagtacagttaggcaacaaagacagacaattcaatcatttattcaaccgtattgattgatcgcttactgttaagcgcttggaaagtacaagtcagcaacattgattgattcattcattcaatcgtatttattgagcgcttactgtgtgcagagccctgtactaagcgcatacatACAtaccagaatgagaagcagcgtggctcactggaaagaacatgggcttgggagccagaggtcatgggttctaatcccaattccgccacttgtcagctgtgtgtctttgggcaagtcacttaacttctctgtgcctcaattacctcatctgtaaaatggggattaaaactgtgagccccacatgggaaaacctgatcaccttgtatcgtccccagcgcttagagcagtgctttgcagatagtaagtgcttaacaaatgccattattattattagtagtagtagtagtattattaagtaaaacaggcatgaagagaaataaatagaattatagatatgtactagatatatgtatagatatcaATGTATAGATACCAAGTACTGTGGGGtagggggttagagcaaagggagcgagtcggggcaaggttggggggaaggggagctgaggaaaaagagggggcttagtctgcttttcttctttcggggggtaggaggaaggggagatcgGGAAGGGGGGCCCAGAAGGCggtagaagagaaagaggagagaggggaagtttggtggggcatcaatcaatcaatcatatttattgagcgcttactgtgtgcagagcactgtactaagcacttgggaagtacaaattggcaatatatagagacagtccctacccaacagtgggctcacagtctagaagggggagacagagaacacaaaccaaacatattaacaaaataaaataaatagaatagatatgtacaagtaaaataaataaatagagtaataaatatgtacaaacatatatacatatatacaggtgctgtggggaagggaaggaggtaagacgggagggatggagaggggacaagggggagaggaaggagggggctcagtctgggaaggcctcctggaggaggtgagctctcagtagggccttgaagggagaaagagagctagcttggcggatgggcagagggagggcattccaggcccgggggaggacgtggaccggaggtcgatggcgggacaggtgagaacgaggcacggtgaggagattagcggcagaggagcggagggtgcggactgggctgtagaaggagagaagggaggtgaggtaggagggggtgaagtggtggagagccttgaagccgagggtgaggagtttctgcctgatgtgcagattgattggtagccactggagatttttgaggaggggagtaacatgcccagagcgtttctggacaaagacaatccgggcagtggcatgaagtatggattgaagtggggagagacacgagggtgggagatcagagagaaggctgatgcagtagtccagacgggataggatgagagcttgaacgagcagggtagaggtttggatggagaggaaagggcagatcttggcaatgttgcggagctgagaccggcaggttttggtgacggcttggatgtgaggggtgaacgagagatcggagtcgaggatgacaccaagtttgcaggcttgtgagacgggaaggatggtagtgccgtcaacagagatgggaaagtgagggagagggcagggtttgggagggaagacaaagagttcagtcttcgacatgttgagttttaggtggcgggccgacatccagatggagatgtcctgaaggcaggaggagatgcgagcctggagagagggggagagagcaggggcagagatggagatctgggtgtcatccgcgtagagatgatagttgaagccgtgggagcgaatgaggtcaccaagggagtgagtgtagatagagaacagaaggggaccaagcactgaaccttggggaacccccacggtaaggggatgggagggggaggaggagcctgcaaaagagactgagaatgaacgaccggagagataagaggagaaccaggagaggacggagtctgtgaagccaaagtcctTCTCTGGAAAcgcactgtaggcagagaatctgtctaccaattctgcaatACTGTACTCGCCCCaacaattagtccagtgctccgcacagagtaaaggctcaataaatacgatcgatagaTTGTTTCTCCAACCTCCTCATTTGCCCTATCCTCTCCCAGTCTCCTTGATCGCTCCCTTTAACCCAGCTCCTTTTCTCAATCTCCCAACAcaccctctcctgtcctctcccctttctcctgtccttgccactttctcctttccccgAGCGGAGGGCTGCTACCCCCCACAGACAAGCAACTGAAACCCATAAGTACACCTGTGCATTCATCTAgcccgttaataataattgtgatatttggtaagcgcttactatgagtcaagcaccatactgtcccctggggtagacataagtaaCAAATCCCCACTTtcgcagatgagtgaactgaagcagagagaaatttaataacttgcccagggtcacacagcggacaactgatgacagaaccagaattagaacccatgtccttgggcttccaggcctgtgcttttgccactaggcctcgctgcttcccctgactccttatggaaaaaaaaaatctatcgtAATTGTCAtgccttgttttgtttggttgcctgtctcccccttctagaccgtgagcccgttgtagggtagggaccgtctctataggttgccgacttgtccttcccaagcgcttggtacagtgccccgcacacagtaagcgctcaataagtacgattgaatgaatgaatgcctgtgtaGTCAGTTTGGGGGGATTGGGCCTACCCAGTAGATTGTGAAGTCCCCGTGGGCAGGGgttactgtactggactctctcaggtgcttagtccaatactctgcacgcagtaaaccctcaaatgctactgatggattgagtggCAAAAGGCCATTTTAGCAAATTCATAGACACCCTCCCGTTAAGCCCCTCTGCTCCTACCTTACACCAAACTGAAATATTTTCGGCAGTTAGGGAACTGAGCAATCACGCGGAACTGTGAGTCAAAAAACACATGTGTTGAAACCTGATGCCGTCCGATTTGTAGACAGATCGCAGGTTATTAGCGCCCATCTGCCCTTCTCTTTGAAACACCACCCTGGATGAAGCAAACACCGAATGTAACCGAGGAGGTCAATATCCATTTACTTTCTCTTTGAGTTAGGTCCACTCGAAAGGATAGAATTAACCAGCTGCTGGTAACCGTGACTGCTGTGAGTATTTATAAGATGcctcctatgtgcaaagtaccgtattaagtgctgggaagaaggaCGTGGATGGAAATTAGACAAGATGTACCTCCACCTTTGGGTGTCCCACTATTTTGGCTCCCAGGTTTTTGCTCCCGGCATATCCTGTGCACCACGGACCGTGTGGACTGCTAAAGTAGCAACCGATcatatcaatcagtagtaatcgatcatattttcaataaattgtatttattgagcacttactatgtgcagggccctgtactaagcgcttggagagtatgacaacaacagtagcagtagtagtagagaagcagtgtggctcagtggaaagagcccaggcttggagtcagaggtcaggggttcaaatcccggctccgccacttgtcagctgtgtgactttgggcaagtcacttcacttcgctgggcctcagttccctcatctgtaaaatggggattaagactgtgagccccccgtgggacaacctgatcaccttgtaacctccccagcactgagaacagtgctttgcgcttaagtaagcgcttaataaatgccattattagtagtagtaatattgatgatatttattaagtgcttgctatgtgcagagcaccgtagtaaacactgggatagaataCCCGGGTGGCGCGAGCAACGAAGGACAAGATGGAGGCGCCTCatagtgatgaggaggggagtcagTGTGGGTTCCCGGGGAGACAACATGGTGGTCCGGGAGAGGAAGACGCCAAGGGCACCTGGAGGAGTTCCGTGGTCATCTGGAGGAGTGGCCCGAGGCA includes these proteins:
- the DMAC1 gene encoding distal membrane-arm assembly complex protein 1 — its product is MAAASSSPSSSSSPPSPVRTPLMGNCWSCRLLSGTGLLGAGGYVYWAGRRPMKLGIPPGPGHIAQMVLGIGIGCWGVVVMTDPAGTAWPKK